A stretch of Kyrpidia spormannii DNA encodes these proteins:
- a CDS encoding Rpn family recombination-promoting nuclease/putative transposase has translation MSRVELLSPKVDFVFKRIFGTEENKDVLAHFLNSVFEDSGEPLIADVEILNPFLEKEALSDKLAVLDVKARTESGTLINVEVQLWNHQDMEKRTLYYWAKLFQSQLKEGDSYYALQKAVTINVVDFRYIETEAYHSTFHLREDKTGLLLTDLAEIHFVELPKLKEQSVGTERRLVKWMLFLTAKTREQLEVLVMGDPVMRKALTTLEFLSQDEETRRLYEERMKGLQTYVADIEGARREGREEGRKEGREEGRKEGREEGYREARREMARAMLEAGDNVEKVVRLTKLPREQVEAIQRELESGR, from the coding sequence GTGAGCCGGGTGGAGCTGTTGAGCCCCAAGGTCGACTTCGTTTTTAAGCGGATTTTTGGCACCGAGGAAAACAAAGATGTCCTAGCGCATTTTTTGAACTCTGTGTTTGAAGATTCGGGCGAACCACTGATCGCCGATGTGGAGATCCTCAATCCGTTTTTGGAAAAAGAAGCGCTGTCGGACAAGTTGGCGGTGTTGGACGTGAAAGCCCGGACGGAGAGCGGGACGCTGATCAACGTGGAGGTCCAGCTGTGGAACCACCAGGATATGGAAAAGCGAACACTGTACTACTGGGCGAAGCTGTTCCAGAGCCAGCTGAAGGAAGGCGACAGCTACTATGCGCTGCAGAAGGCTGTGACAATCAATGTGGTGGATTTTCGGTACATTGAGACGGAGGCGTATCACTCGACGTTTCACTTGCGGGAAGACAAGACGGGGTTGCTGTTGACCGACTTGGCGGAGATACACTTTGTGGAGTTGCCGAAGTTGAAAGAGCAGTCCGTGGGGACGGAGAGGCGGCTCGTGAAGTGGATGTTGTTTTTGACAGCGAAAACGAGAGAACAATTGGAGGTGTTGGTGATGGGAGATCCGGTGATGCGCAAGGCGCTGACGACGTTGGAGTTTTTAAGTCAGGACGAAGAGACGCGGCGGCTGTATGAGGAGCGGATGAAAGGGTTGCAGACATATGTGGCGGATATCGAGGGGGCGAGACGGGAAGGCCGAGAGGAAGGCAGGAAGGAAGGCCGGGAGGAAGGTAGGAAGGAGGGCCGGGAGGAAGGGTATCGGGAGGCGCGGCGGGAGATGGCCCGGGCCATGCTGGAGGCGGGGGACAATGTGGAGAAGGTGGTCAGGTTGACGAAACTGCCCCGGGAACAGGTCGAGGCAATTCAAAGGGAGTTGGAAAGCGGCCGGTGA
- a CDS encoding DNA polymerase IV, protein MVGRDPGVTWVYGLVDMQSFYASVEAASRPEFAGHRREDDDKTDPLLIVAGDPERRSGIVLAATPPAKAAGLSTAMNLGEALRMCPKAVVVKPRMRLYLETSARIHYTIRQMFPLHEPFSVDEAFFALPYPSALFPDPIAASRRLKETIWDLFRIRCRVGLAPNKWMAKMANRAAKKEPSGVVWWTEKDVSSRLHSLSVYEMWGLKRRAEILDREFGATTIGDVAAIPEWRLRRRFGVWGTIIHRWSHGLDDSPIDPNAFAAPNKGFSHRITLPRDFSEREDIAVVTLELLDEVCARLRSVRQKGRRVGLSLTYARFEGGFSRTKTLGRAFNAAEDFYPHVIQLLDRWWDGSGVRAVSVGVDLLEPESDTMQLSLFKDVAKRRRLSEVYDQVRARFGETSIMRAASLLPAGQLRDRSQKIGGHFM, encoded by the coding sequence ATGGTTGGGCGAGATCCCGGAGTGACTTGGGTGTATGGCTTGGTGGACATGCAAAGTTTCTATGCCTCGGTGGAGGCGGCGAGCCGACCGGAGTTTGCCGGACATCGCCGGGAAGATGACGATAAGACGGATCCCCTTTTGATTGTGGCCGGCGATCCTGAACGCCGCTCTGGGATCGTGCTTGCGGCGACACCTCCGGCGAAAGCGGCGGGGTTGTCCACCGCCATGAACCTGGGCGAGGCTCTGAGGATGTGCCCAAAGGCCGTGGTGGTCAAGCCGCGGATGCGGTTGTATCTGGAGACGAGCGCTCGAATTCATTATACGATCCGGCAGATGTTCCCCCTTCACGAGCCCTTTAGCGTGGATGAAGCGTTCTTTGCCTTACCCTACCCCTCCGCCCTGTTTCCGGACCCCATCGCGGCGTCGCGGAGACTCAAAGAAACGATTTGGGACCTGTTTCGCATCCGATGTCGCGTGGGTTTGGCGCCGAATAAGTGGATGGCGAAGATGGCCAATCGAGCGGCGAAGAAGGAGCCGAGCGGAGTGGTGTGGTGGACGGAGAAAGATGTATCCTCTCGGCTGCATTCCCTGTCCGTGTATGAGATGTGGGGGTTGAAGCGTCGGGCGGAAATCTTGGACCGTGAGTTTGGCGCGACGACCATCGGGGACGTGGCGGCGATTCCGGAATGGCGTTTGCGGCGGCGATTCGGGGTGTGGGGAACGATCATTCACCGGTGGAGTCACGGCCTGGATGATTCCCCCATTGACCCGAATGCCTTTGCTGCTCCGAACAAGGGATTCAGTCACCGGATCACCCTGCCCAGGGATTTTTCTGAACGCGAGGACATCGCGGTGGTGACTCTGGAGTTGCTGGACGAGGTGTGCGCCCGGCTGCGGAGCGTCCGGCAGAAGGGCCGGCGGGTGGGTCTCAGCCTCACATACGCCAGGTTCGAGGGTGGTTTCAGCCGGACGAAGACGCTGGGCCGTGCTTTCAATGCGGCTGAGGACTTTTATCCTCATGTGATTCAATTGTTGGATCGCTGGTGGGACGGGTCCGGGGTGCGGGCCGTCAGTGTGGGGGTGGATCTGCTGGAGCCCGAGTCGGATACGATGCAACTTTCGCTGTTTAAGGACGTGGCGAAACGAAGGCGGCTGTCCGAGGTCTATGACCAAGTTCGCGCCCGGTTCGGAGAGACGAGTATCATGCGGGCGGCGAGTCTGTTGCCGGCAGGCCAACTGCGGGACCGCAGCCAAAAGATCGGCGGACATTTTATGTAA
- a CDS encoding sigma-54 interaction domain-containing protein, with protein MGILWCSWEELRTRMRPVSPDIALPDASLSVHSEEVDFDELAEVCRSGEPVAIYKDGQWVGVLGPREFTELLLDLCRSQRAFFEQVLDIVQEAVTVIDRRGVVRGWSRTAEQIYDIPAQRILGRPIDRFFQPEALAVLRLLRDPKPVRQVYHAPRENTHVLLSGGPAMVDGQMAGAVASEKDITQLVRMHQELQRTYRQWMADQQLRHGDRDPFDTIKGGSPRLLHAIRLAKKVAPTDATVLLQGESGVGKDLFAQAIHAASRRSAGPFIALNCAAIPGPLFESELFGYQGGAFTGADRSGRPGKLELAHGGTLFLDEIGELPVELQAKFLRVLQDQTFYRIGGTRPIQVNARIIAAGNQPLEDLVAKGRFREDLYYRLNVVRIFIPPLRERLDDIPVLVETFLEDLCAAYGRPAPHLEPDFLVALMRHPWSGNVRELRNVLERLVVTVEDESWNSGHLAMLLQAGGPEAGHLVGSPSGETAPQRLGRPGAGPGTARPDGELILEALRKTGGNKAAAARLLGISRGTLYNRLRSLGLDPRAFDSAMGLGGLRG; from the coding sequence ATGGGCATTCTGTGGTGTTCCTGGGAAGAGCTGCGAACCAGAATGCGGCCGGTTTCGCCCGATATCGCGCTCCCCGACGCGAGCCTATCGGTGCACTCGGAAGAAGTGGATTTTGACGAGCTCGCCGAGGTCTGTCGGTCGGGGGAGCCCGTGGCGATTTATAAAGATGGGCAGTGGGTGGGGGTTCTGGGCCCCCGGGAGTTCACCGAACTTCTTCTCGATCTGTGCCGGAGCCAGCGGGCATTTTTTGAACAGGTGCTGGACATTGTCCAAGAGGCGGTGACCGTGATCGATCGCCGGGGGGTGGTCCGGGGTTGGAGCCGGACTGCGGAGCAGATCTACGACATCCCGGCCCAGCGGATTCTCGGGCGGCCCATTGACCGGTTTTTCCAGCCCGAGGCCCTGGCGGTTCTGCGGCTTCTCCGGGATCCCAAACCTGTGCGACAGGTGTACCACGCTCCCCGGGAGAATACCCATGTGCTTCTTTCCGGCGGTCCGGCGATGGTGGACGGTCAGATGGCGGGGGCGGTGGCTTCGGAAAAGGATATCACCCAGTTGGTGCGGATGCATCAGGAGTTGCAGCGGACGTATCGCCAGTGGATGGCGGATCAACAGTTGCGGCACGGCGATCGCGATCCCTTTGACACGATCAAAGGGGGTTCGCCTCGGCTCCTGCATGCGATTCGTTTGGCCAAAAAGGTGGCGCCCACCGACGCTACGGTTTTGTTGCAGGGGGAGAGCGGGGTGGGGAAGGATCTGTTTGCCCAGGCGATCCACGCGGCGAGCCGGCGGAGTGCCGGCCCGTTTATCGCCCTGAACTGCGCCGCCATCCCGGGGCCCTTATTTGAGAGTGAATTGTTCGGTTATCAAGGGGGCGCCTTCACCGGCGCAGACCGGTCCGGGCGCCCGGGGAAGCTGGAGCTCGCCCACGGGGGGACGCTCTTTTTGGATGAGATCGGCGAGCTGCCCGTGGAGCTTCAGGCGAAGTTCTTGAGGGTTCTCCAGGACCAGACCTTTTATCGCATCGGCGGCACGAGGCCGATTCAGGTGAACGCCCGAATCATCGCGGCGGGGAACCAGCCCCTGGAGGATCTGGTGGCCAAGGGCCGGTTTCGGGAAGACCTGTACTATCGGCTGAATGTAGTCCGGATCTTCATCCCGCCCCTAAGAGAGCGACTGGACGACATCCCGGTGTTGGTGGAGACATTTTTGGAAGATCTGTGTGCGGCCTATGGGCGGCCCGCCCCGCACCTCGAGCCCGATTTTCTGGTTGCGTTGATGCGCCATCCGTGGTCCGGCAATGTCAGGGAACTGCGGAACGTGTTGGAGCGCCTGGTGGTCACGGTGGAAGACGAATCGTGGAACAGCGGGCACCTGGCCATGCTCCTCCAGGCGGGTGGCCCGGAGGCGGGTCACCTGGTGGGGAGTCCCTCGGGGGAGACGGCCCCTCAGCGTTTGGGTCGTCCGGGTGCTGGACCGGGTACCGCGAGACCGGACGGGGAGTTGATTCTGGAGGCGCTGCGAAAGACGGGTGGGAACAAGGCGGCCGCGGCGAGGCTGCTCGGGATCTCCCGGGGAACGCTGTACAACCGCCTGCGATCCCTGGGTCTCGACCCCCGAGCCTTCGATTCGGCGATGGGCCTGGGAGGGTTGAGGGGGTAG
- a CDS encoding YolD-like family protein, with product MRITEGNLFAAMRLTLPEHREMVERLEREASRRRAPEWTEDRWSEIEYVLGEAVGTGSRVRISLFGPYEDEVWEGVPVLRNGRVYLEAGDGAGRRAVPLERVVAIEKLGMAGREPSRAE from the coding sequence GTGCGGATCACGGAAGGGAATCTTTTTGCGGCGATGAGGCTGACGCTGCCCGAGCACCGGGAGATGGTGGAACGGCTGGAGCGGGAAGCCAGCCGGCGTCGGGCGCCGGAGTGGACCGAGGATCGGTGGTCGGAGATCGAATATGTCCTGGGGGAGGCCGTGGGGACGGGAAGCCGGGTCAGGATCTCGCTGTTTGGGCCCTATGAAGATGAGGTGTGGGAGGGGGTTCCAGTTTTGCGAAATGGCCGGGTGTATCTGGAGGCAGGGGACGGCGCGGGGAGGAGGGCCGTGCCGCTTGAGCGGGTTGTGGCGATTGAAAAGTTGGGGATGGCCGGGCGGGAGCCGTCGCGTGCGGAATAG
- a CDS encoding amino acid permease: MSVLTRKKPIDQLSEHALSDTGLKRVLGPWSLTAIGLGGIIGVGIFVLTGIAAATQAGPGVLLSFVIAGLASAAAALCYAEFAGMIPVAGSAYTYSYAVLGELLAWIIGWDLLLEYTLVVAVVAIGWSGYLSSVLHELGWTLPTWAQGAPGTGPGHVFDLLAALINLVIAGLLTIGIQWGSRFNSLLVGIKLAIILLVIAIGAFYVNPANWHPFLPFGFNGVVKGAALVFFAVFGYDTLTTAAEEARNPQKDLPRAVIFSLAIALVLYIGMSLVLTGIAPSSSLNNPAPVAKAFSDLGLKWTTVVISIAAVAGITSVLFSFMLAAARIWFAMSRDGLLPRWFAKIHPGFKTPYRPTWIIGVVTAVVAGLTPIAEVAELVNIGTLMAFVIVCASVMVLRVRRPDLERKFRTPLVPLIPLIGIGFSIWLMVSLPAITWLRFITWMVIGLAIYLLYGMRNSILAEGHQDLPSEP, encoded by the coding sequence TTGTCTGTTCTCACGCGAAAAAAACCGATCGACCAGTTGTCGGAACACGCTCTCTCTGACACGGGGCTCAAACGGGTGTTGGGGCCATGGTCTCTCACCGCCATCGGACTCGGCGGCATCATCGGTGTGGGTATTTTCGTATTGACGGGGATCGCCGCGGCAACCCAGGCGGGCCCCGGGGTGCTGTTATCTTTCGTGATCGCCGGGTTGGCCAGTGCCGCGGCAGCCCTCTGTTATGCCGAATTTGCCGGGATGATCCCGGTGGCGGGCAGCGCGTACACGTACAGCTACGCGGTGTTGGGAGAGCTCTTGGCCTGGATCATCGGTTGGGACTTGCTTTTGGAGTACACACTGGTGGTTGCCGTGGTGGCCATCGGTTGGTCAGGGTATCTTTCGTCCGTTCTTCACGAGCTGGGATGGACACTTCCCACCTGGGCCCAGGGGGCCCCCGGTACGGGACCGGGCCACGTTTTCGACCTCCTGGCGGCGCTCATCAACCTGGTCATCGCCGGGCTCTTGACCATCGGAATTCAGTGGGGATCGCGGTTTAACTCCCTGCTGGTGGGCATCAAATTGGCGATCATTCTGCTCGTTATCGCTATCGGGGCGTTTTATGTCAACCCGGCGAATTGGCATCCGTTTCTTCCCTTTGGATTTAACGGAGTGGTGAAGGGAGCGGCGCTGGTCTTTTTTGCCGTCTTCGGCTATGACACTTTGACGACGGCGGCGGAGGAAGCCCGAAATCCCCAGAAGGACCTCCCCCGGGCCGTGATTTTCTCCCTGGCCATTGCCCTGGTGCTCTATATCGGCATGTCCCTGGTGTTGACCGGCATTGCACCTTCATCCAGTTTGAACAACCCGGCTCCGGTGGCCAAGGCTTTTTCTGACCTGGGGCTAAAATGGACGACGGTGGTCATTTCCATCGCGGCGGTGGCCGGGATAACCAGCGTTTTGTTCTCGTTTATGTTGGCGGCTGCGAGGATTTGGTTTGCCATGAGCCGGGATGGGCTCCTCCCCCGATGGTTTGCAAAGATTCATCCCGGGTTCAAAACCCCCTACCGGCCGACTTGGATTATCGGGGTGGTCACGGCGGTGGTGGCGGGGTTGACGCCGATTGCCGAAGTGGCAGAACTGGTGAATATCGGAACGTTGATGGCCTTTGTGATCGTGTGTGCCTCCGTCATGGTTCTCCGGGTGCGGCGGCCGGACCTCGAACGAAAGTTCCGCACTCCGTTGGTCCCGCTGATCCCTTTGATCGGCATCGGCTTTTCGATCTGGTTGATGGTCAGTCTGCCGGCCATCACCTGGCTGCGGTTTATAACGTGGATGGTCATCGGTTTGGCGATCTATCTGCTGTACGGTATGCGGAACAGTATATTGGCTGAGGGGCACCAAGACCTGCCGAGCGAGCCCTAG
- the pruA gene encoding L-glutamate gamma-semialdehyde dehydrogenase, with protein sequence MIEFRNEPLSNFHDPAVRDRMKEALAQVEGMLGQYYPLVLDGRRVDTASRITSVNPAQIDQIIGEVAAGDASHVDKAVEAGWKAFPEWARLPAEARAGYLFQAAAALRRRKFEFAAWMVYEVGKNWAEADADVAEAIDFLEYYGREAIRLGKGAPLVPYPGEDNRMTYIPLGVGAIIAPWNFPVAILVGMSSAALVTGNPVIIKPSSQAPVVAAKWVELLEEIGVPAGVVQYLPGPGGAVGDALVDHPGVRFVNFTGSKEVGLRIVQRAATPAPGCRWIKRVVAEMGGKDGIIVDETADLGAAVQGILTSAFGFQGQKCSAGSRAIVVRSVYDEVVERLREGVKQWTVGKPADNAPMGPVIDESAYRKILHYMEIGREEGRLVAGGGPAEGPGFYLQPTIFAEVHPKARIAQEEIFGPVLAVIPAENFEEAVEIFNDTEYGLTGSLYTRRRDRVEYVREHMFCGNLYINRKCTGALVGVHPFGGFNMSGTDSKAGGPDYLLLFTQAKAVSEVL encoded by the coding sequence ATGATCGAGTTTCGGAACGAACCGTTGTCGAATTTTCACGACCCCGCCGTTCGGGATCGGATGAAGGAGGCCTTGGCCCAAGTCGAGGGAATGCTCGGACAGTATTACCCGCTGGTCCTGGACGGCCGGCGCGTCGACACGGCGAGTCGCATCACATCGGTCAATCCCGCTCAAATCGACCAGATCATCGGAGAGGTGGCGGCGGGGGACGCCAGCCACGTGGACAAGGCGGTGGAGGCGGGGTGGAAGGCGTTTCCGGAGTGGGCGCGGCTGCCCGCGGAGGCGCGGGCGGGCTATCTGTTTCAGGCGGCGGCCGCCCTGAGACGGCGAAAATTCGAGTTCGCGGCTTGGATGGTGTACGAGGTGGGCAAAAACTGGGCCGAAGCGGATGCCGATGTGGCCGAGGCAATTGATTTTCTGGAGTATTATGGAAGAGAGGCCATCCGATTGGGGAAGGGAGCGCCCCTTGTGCCGTACCCCGGCGAGGACAACCGCATGACCTACATTCCCCTCGGCGTTGGCGCCATCATCGCCCCGTGGAATTTTCCCGTGGCCATCCTGGTGGGGATGAGTTCGGCCGCTTTGGTGACGGGAAATCCGGTGATCATCAAACCCTCCAGCCAGGCGCCGGTGGTGGCGGCCAAATGGGTGGAGCTGCTGGAGGAGATCGGGGTTCCGGCGGGTGTGGTGCAATATCTTCCCGGCCCGGGCGGCGCGGTGGGGGATGCCCTGGTGGACCATCCCGGCGTGCGGTTCGTGAATTTTACCGGGTCCAAAGAGGTCGGGCTGCGGATCGTGCAGCGGGCGGCAACTCCGGCTCCCGGGTGCCGGTGGATCAAGCGGGTGGTGGCCGAGATGGGGGGCAAGGACGGGATCATCGTGGACGAAACGGCGGACCTGGGTGCGGCGGTGCAGGGGATTCTCACGTCGGCCTTTGGTTTTCAGGGGCAAAAATGCTCGGCCGGTTCCCGGGCGATCGTGGTGCGGTCGGTCTACGACGAGGTGGTGGAGCGGCTGCGGGAAGGCGTTAAGCAGTGGACGGTGGGAAAGCCCGCGGACAACGCCCCGATGGGTCCGGTGATTGACGAGTCCGCGTATCGGAAGATATTGCATTATATGGAGATAGGCCGGGAGGAGGGGCGTCTGGTGGCCGGGGGCGGGCCGGCGGAAGGGCCGGGATTCTATTTGCAACCGACGATTTTCGCCGAGGTCCACCCCAAAGCCCGGATCGCCCAGGAGGAAATTTTCGGGCCGGTGCTGGCGGTGATCCCCGCGGAGAACTTTGAGGAGGCCGTGGAGATTTTCAATGATACGGAATACGGCTTGACCGGTTCGTTGTACACCCGCCGCCGGGATCGGGTGGAATATGTGCGGGAGCACATGTTCTGCGGCAACCTCTACATCAACCGCAAATGCACCGGGGCGCTGGTGGGGGTGCATCCGTTCGGGGGATTCAACATGTCCGGGACCGATTCGAAGGCGGGCGGGCCGGATTATCTGCTCCTGTTCACCCAGGCGAAAGCGGTCTCGGAGGTGCTGTAG
- a CDS encoding proline dehydrogenase family protein yields the protein MEQWMRQGFHWLAASPSANRMARRWGLRFGAARFVAGETLEKALEVVRDLNHRGLEVTLDHLGESVSDAAEAAEAARACLDTLEGIERTGVRSHLSVKLTQLGLDIDRSLAEKHVGQILERAGQAGTFVRIDMEDSAHLPATLELFREMRRRHDHVGIVIQAYLYRSEQDLRELEDLGANVRLVKGAYREPPSVAFPDKRDVDQNMKKLIDMHLQSGCYTAVASHDPQILRHTRERVEQWGIPRDRFEFQMLYGIRPDLQRDLVERGYRVRIYVPYGTDWFAYFMRRLAERPANVWFVLKNVGRHVG from the coding sequence ATGGAGCAATGGATGAGGCAGGGGTTTCACTGGTTGGCGGCGAGTCCCTCGGCCAATCGCATGGCCAGGAGGTGGGGGTTGCGATTTGGCGCAGCCCGGTTCGTCGCCGGCGAAACCCTCGAAAAAGCGCTGGAGGTTGTGCGGGATTTGAACCATCGGGGACTGGAGGTGACCCTGGACCATCTCGGCGAGTCGGTATCCGATGCCGCCGAAGCGGCGGAGGCCGCCCGGGCTTGTCTCGACACCCTGGAGGGGATCGAGCGCACGGGAGTACGGTCCCACCTGTCGGTGAAACTCACCCAACTGGGACTCGACATCGACCGATCCCTCGCCGAAAAACATGTGGGGCAAATCCTCGAACGGGCGGGACAGGCCGGGACGTTCGTGCGCATCGACATGGAAGATTCGGCTCACCTGCCCGCCACCTTGGAGCTGTTCCGGGAGATGCGCCGGCGCCACGATCACGTGGGCATCGTGATCCAGGCGTATCTTTACCGAAGTGAACAGGATCTTCGAGAGTTGGAGGACCTCGGGGCGAATGTGCGGCTGGTCAAAGGGGCGTATCGCGAGCCCCCGTCCGTGGCGTTCCCCGACAAGCGGGACGTGGACCAGAACATGAAAAAGCTGATCGACATGCATTTGCAAAGCGGCTGCTACACGGCGGTGGCCAGCCACGATCCGCAGATTCTTCGGCACACTCGGGAGCGGGTCGAGCAGTGGGGGATTCCCCGGGACCGGTTTGAGTTTCAAATGCTCTACGGCATCCGGCCGGACCTTCAGCGGGATCTGGTGGAACGGGGATACCGCGTACGGATTTATGTGCCCTATGGAACGGACTGGTTCGCGTATTTTATGCGGCGATTGGCCGAGCGGCCGGCCAACGTGTGGTTTGTACTCAAGAACGTGGGGAGGCATGTGGGATGA